The following are encoded together in the Thermomonas brevis genome:
- a CDS encoding TonB-dependent siderophore receptor — protein sequence MTLSRTPLLLALLPLLATAAPGDERVDDDPQITRLAPVLVTPDADKPRADGIDGWGNAPLRDTPASIRVIGRQQIEDRQIRTLSELAREDASLGDNYAPVGYYQNIAIRGFALDAGTGYRGNNLAMTGEQAIALEDKQQVEVLKGLAGLTAGVMEPGGVVNFVSKRPEAVRALTLGTDSQGSLYTALDVGGWLTPTFGLRANVAWEDMQSYVHHADGRRNFYALAADWKIGPDTTLELDGNYHSSAQRSVSGYQLLGGTALPEDPDPTLMLGYQPWQQPVSIHSANTSARLRHAFNQDWQLRLAAGRSRSVIDDNVAFAYGCWYVDACWSGSPPNYFAPDGSYDIYDYRNPGDTRVGDNARATLEGRFDTGGIGHAVSLGVSAFHRSIDRHRNVNEYVGTGNIAGGEPPAFAPSPEEIGPKVRRLDSWQRSAFLVDRLSLGERWQLIVGGQFARLHERARDKHDVPERETRISKTLPQAALLWKPDAALTAYASYSEGISLGKEAPSWTSNEGEFLDPRLSRQLETGVKYRWNDRLDFDASLFRIRQPYQYAQPDASSAGFTFVQRGEEVHEGLELSANGRLADALGVNASVGLIRARAQGTGIAAYDGNQVVNVPRLRASLHLDYALPALPQLGLQAGWRHASANPATPDGQVRVPAYDVFDAGLRYGGRAGEHDFTVQLGIDNLFDRSYWRDTGSSLGDNYLFPGAPRLARLSVRVGL from the coding sequence ATGACACTTTCCCGCACTCCCCTCCTGCTCGCGCTGCTGCCGCTGCTGGCCACCGCCGCGCCGGGCGACGAACGCGTGGACGACGATCCGCAGATCACCAGGCTGGCGCCGGTGCTCGTGACTCCCGATGCGGACAAGCCGCGCGCCGACGGCATCGACGGCTGGGGCAACGCGCCGCTGCGCGACACCCCGGCGTCGATCCGCGTCATCGGCCGCCAGCAGATCGAGGACCGCCAGATCCGCACGCTCAGCGAACTCGCGCGCGAGGACGCCTCGCTGGGCGACAACTACGCGCCGGTGGGCTACTACCAGAACATCGCGATCCGCGGCTTCGCACTGGACGCCGGCACCGGCTACCGGGGCAACAATCTGGCGATGACCGGCGAGCAGGCCATCGCGCTGGAAGACAAGCAGCAGGTGGAAGTGCTGAAGGGCCTGGCCGGGCTGACCGCCGGGGTGATGGAACCCGGCGGCGTGGTCAACTTCGTCTCCAAGCGCCCGGAAGCCGTGCGCGCGCTCACCCTCGGCACCGACTCGCAGGGCTCGCTCTACACCGCGCTGGATGTCGGCGGCTGGCTGACGCCGACCTTCGGCCTGCGTGCCAACGTCGCCTGGGAGGACATGCAGTCCTACGTCCATCATGCCGACGGGCGACGCAATTTCTACGCGCTGGCCGCCGACTGGAAGATCGGCCCGGACACGACGCTGGAACTGGACGGCAACTACCATAGCAGCGCGCAGCGCTCGGTGTCCGGCTACCAACTGCTGGGCGGCACGGCGCTGCCTGAAGATCCCGATCCCACCCTGATGCTCGGCTACCAGCCGTGGCAGCAGCCGGTGTCCATCCATTCCGCCAACACCAGCGCGCGCCTGCGCCACGCCTTCAACCAGGACTGGCAGCTGCGCCTCGCCGCCGGCCGCAGCCGCAGCGTGATCGACGACAACGTCGCCTTCGCCTACGGCTGCTGGTACGTGGACGCCTGCTGGAGCGGCAGCCCGCCGAACTACTTCGCGCCCGACGGCAGCTACGACATCTACGACTACCGCAATCCCGGCGACACCCGCGTCGGCGACAACGCGCGCGCCACGCTGGAGGGACGCTTCGACACCGGCGGCATCGGCCACGCCGTCAGCCTCGGCGTCAGCGCCTTCCATCGCAGCATCGACCGCCACCGCAACGTCAACGAGTACGTCGGCACCGGCAACATCGCGGGCGGCGAGCCGCCCGCGTTCGCGCCGTCGCCGGAGGAGATCGGCCCGAAGGTGCGGCGGCTGGACAGCTGGCAGCGTTCCGCGTTCCTCGTCGATCGCCTGTCGCTGGGCGAACGCTGGCAGCTGATCGTGGGCGGCCAGTTCGCGCGCCTGCACGAACGCGCGCGCGACAAGCACGACGTGCCGGAACGCGAAACCCGCATCTCCAAGACGCTGCCGCAGGCCGCGCTGCTGTGGAAGCCGGATGCCGCGCTGACCGCCTATGCCAGCTACAGCGAGGGGATTTCGCTGGGCAAGGAAGCGCCGTCGTGGACCAGCAACGAGGGCGAATTCCTCGATCCGCGGCTGTCGCGCCAGCTCGAAACCGGCGTCAAGTACCGCTGGAACGACCGGCTCGATTTCGACGCGTCCCTGTTCCGCATCCGCCAGCCCTACCAGTACGCGCAGCCGGATGCGTCCAGCGCCGGCTTCACCTTCGTCCAGCGCGGCGAGGAAGTGCACGAGGGTCTGGAGCTGTCCGCCAACGGTCGCCTCGCCGACGCGCTGGGCGTCAACGCCAGCGTGGGCCTGATCCGCGCCCGCGCGCAGGGCACCGGCATCGCGGCCTACGACGGCAATCAGGTGGTCAACGTGCCGCGCCTGCGCGCCAGCCTGCATCTCGACTACGCGCTGCCTGCCCTGCCGCAGCTCGGCCTGCAGGCCGGCTGGCGCCACGCCTCGGCCAATCCGGCCACGCCGGACGGCCAAGTGCGCGTGCCCGCCTACGACGTGTTCGACGCCGGCCTGCGCTACGGCGGCCGCGCGGGCGAGCACGACTTCACGGTGCAGCTGGGCATCGACAACCTGTTCGACCGCAGCTACTGGCGCGACACCGGCAGCTCGCTCGGCGACAACTACCTGTTCCCAGGCGCGCCGCGGCTGGCGCGGCTGTCGGTGCGCGTGGGCCTGTGA
- the pnuC gene encoding nicotinamide riboside transporter PnuC, with product MTFHEVAAATLSASAVWLTTRRSPWCFPVGLLSVSVYIWVYFGARLYSEVLLQCIWVAMLVTGWLRWLRHLDGTGHVRVAALAPRLAAIHLLAGIGGGLALGYAMHRWTNASLPWLDAMLTALSLVGQLWQNRRHVAAWWMWIAVDVVYIGMFVNKHLFVTALLYAGFVALAVKGLRDWRQAARREAAQA from the coding sequence ATCACCTTCCACGAAGTCGCCGCCGCCACGCTCAGCGCCAGCGCGGTGTGGCTGACCACCCGGCGCAGCCCCTGGTGTTTCCCGGTGGGGCTGCTGTCGGTGTCGGTCTACATCTGGGTGTACTTCGGCGCGCGGCTGTATTCCGAAGTGCTGCTGCAATGCATCTGGGTGGCGATGCTGGTGACCGGCTGGCTGCGCTGGCTGCGCCACCTCGACGGCACCGGCCACGTCCGCGTGGCCGCGCTGGCGCCGCGCCTGGCCGCCATCCACCTGCTGGCCGGCATCGGCGGCGGGCTGGCGCTGGGCTACGCGATGCATCGCTGGACCAATGCGTCGCTGCCGTGGCTGGACGCCATGCTGACCGCGCTCAGCCTGGTCGGCCAACTCTGGCAGAACCGCCGCCACGTCGCCGCCTGGTGGATGTGGATCGCGGTCGATGTGGTCTACATCGGCATGTTCGTGAACAAGCACCTGTTCGTCACCGCCCTGCTCTACGCGGGCTTCGTGGCGCTCGCGGTGAAGGGCCTGCGCGACTGGCGGCAGGCGGCGCGAAGGGAGGCGGCGCAGGCATAA
- a CDS encoding phage head closure protein — MAFTAQELNTKIQLQSMTTTRGPDGEIVTAWSTYAEAFAKVEPLLGREFIAAAEAQSEIAAKVTMRWRDGVNARHRVLVDGEAFEIVSAQNIRTRNRELLLYVKRLE; from the coding sequence ATGGCATTCACTGCGCAAGAGCTGAACACCAAGATCCAGCTCCAGAGCATGACCACCACGCGCGGCCCGGACGGCGAGATCGTGACGGCCTGGTCCACCTATGCCGAGGCGTTCGCCAAGGTCGAGCCGCTACTGGGCCGCGAGTTCATCGCCGCAGCTGAGGCGCAGAGCGAGATTGCCGCGAAGGTCACCATGCGCTGGCGTGACGGCGTGAACGCGCGCCACCGGGTGCTGGTCGATGGCGAGGCGTTCGAGATCGTGAGCGCGCAGAACATCCGCACCCGGAATCGGGAGCTGCTGCTGTACGTCAAGCGATTGGAATAG